The Vigna angularis cultivar LongXiaoDou No.4 chromosome 9, ASM1680809v1, whole genome shotgun sequence DNA window atgcagaaagtggcgtgaaaatttgaaaactttgagttttactcCCACCGTCATTAGCGAATGGCCACTCAGCTACTCATCTGATTTCCAGCTTCCCTTCCTCGACACATGTCTTCCAGTCAGTTGGGGTTTGGGTGggttttaatggttctgacgcAATTAGATTATTAATATCTATACcattatttttttggtatatattttatttctaattttatttttaaattaaaataattattttattaattttactttttaaatggtttttttaaattttataaaaaaattatttgacttttttaatttgattatttttcctaaactaatgataaaaaattatttacagagtaaaaaaaactatcaacaataaaaattgtaacaaattttaatacttTCTTTTATAATCATAACGAATGTGTTTCCACTTCGCATAAAGTCACCCACAAAACCTTCTTATGCAATGACTATTAATTTTAAGACCAATTTCTACGTCAATGTTCTATAaatgtttacaaaaataagtttcaaaataatttgatgtaacgaaaagtttaataaatgtaaaatattccAGAAATAAGAAACTATGCCCTAAtcttggtttttcttttctaccttccataggaaaaaaataacaaaaaaataagtaCGCTCTGAAAAGATATTATgtaattagtattttaatatatttttttttgttagaattcGTGTCTTTAAAACCACGTACatatgtattttgaaattttcttgaAAGTTaccaattcaataaaaattactatttgAACATATGAATGTCCAAAATGGTGAGTGGCTGGCTCTATTAAACTTTTAGTGTTGACTTGTATGCCACTAACTATcacaaaataactaaaattctGGCATTGCCACCCACCAAAAGCTTCTCCCAAATTGACATTACATAACTAATTGACATtgaaatatatcaatttataaaaccTTACAGCTACTcgtacaataaaataaagttgggaaagaagaagaaagattaTTTTAACCTGTGTGATCGAACTGAGATATTGACTTGAACAAAAAGTTTATTGTACCTATCAATACTTCCGAATGATCAATcttaacttatttatataaagtCGCAAGTAGTTCTCAATCGTACAAGCAAAATGTGTGAAAAATATgctttttttataaacaatgaGATACTATACAGAGACTTTGTCAAAGAAAAGCACAACTTTGGCTACAAATACAATAAAAGCCTATGAGTATGACTCTGAAGATTGGATTTTTGCATCAAATTGCTATAACATAAATCAAAGAACAAAGTCAAGCTTCTGGGAAACtacaaataattttcaaaaacaaaactcTGCATCTATATGCATTaaactaaacatatatatatatatatatatatatatatatatatatatatatatatatatatatatatataactgcaaaatttatatcatatattatCATTTCATAAAAACCGTGCCTCTTTCTAATCTTCCTTAGCCATCATTCCAGTTATAAAATACTAGCTGAATCCGTCATACATACGTGCACGATTTTTCAAGAAACCCAGTTAAGAATTTGATCTTCATTACTCATTAACAATACATCTTAGACATTCAAACTGAACCCACCAAGATATATATAACATATGTTTAGAAATTCTTTTTCGAACACAAGAATCAGGTTTTGATATCTGAAAATCACATAGcgtgaaaacaaaaaacatgtttgGAACACGTTTTGAACAGAAGAAACCAGGTTTCGACATCTGAAAATCAAAACGTGAAACCAAACATGTTAATATTTTAAGGAGtctgaataatttatttaattatgctCTTATATATCTAAGTTATATGAACAAAATGGATCACTCTCTGAAGAGGTGTTCTTCTCCAGATTGTTGGTCTATGTGCTTGATCCAACGGCAAGGACCACCATTTGAAGCGGTTTTttgtggtggtggaggtggTGGTGCACCGCTTCTACTACCTCCTATGTATGCAATATCCAAACCCTTCCCAACAGGGAGGAACACTGACCTAACCACTCGCACACCCCTTTGAAGCACCACGCTCCATCTGAACCCGCCACGCGAATTTCTCTGCCATGCATTCTTGCATGCTAAAACTGCTCCTTTAGGACTAACTTTGGCCACCCTTAGAACCCTAGCGAACTCCCTCCTCTTGCAATCCACCAGCAGAAAGTCCAGCCCCGCCAGCCGCGACACCGCCTCCTCCGCCTCCCCCGCCACCACCTCCGGCGGCGGAGACACCCCCATCTCCGCCAAGGCCTCTATGTACCGCACCCTCGACTTTTCATCCGGGACTATGCACACGTGCCGTGCACCCGTGTTGCGAGCTGCAACTGCTAAGCCCACGCTTGCCGCTATAGGACCACCGTAGCACCATGATTCCACTATGAACTTTGTGTTAAATCCTGCAGCCATGGCTGAGAGCAACTCCGGTACCCCAGATTCCTTGAATTTCTCACACTGCCAAAACAAACAGATCAAACTCAACCCACATAACAAAAATGAAATCTTTTCTAAGAAAACTGACAtcttttatcaatttcatcactCCATAAACACACATACAGCAGAAAATATAGACCTAAGAAACAAGAAAACTGTGTGGCTGATTGATATACATGGTTCTTGAATCTTGATGTAAAGGGTGCTTACTGATTTAACGGTGTCTATGTAAGCTTTTAAGGCTGTTTCTGGGGACCAAACAAGCTTCATGGTGTGCGTATGtgtcttcttctttctttgtggTTCTTTGTCTTGGAGTGTGTTATCTTGATCAGTTTCTGGGTgaggattttgatattttggaggaagaaCAGAGGTACACTTTGACGTACTTGGTAGCGTTAGGTGATAAAATGGTGTGCTGAGAAGATTGATATATACCAAAAGATTCAGACAGAGGCATCAGATATGAGAGGGCGTTGACATTTTGCTTGCGCAATTTCAACGTGTGTGTAGATTTAGCCCAATGAATAAATAATCTATATCTATATGCATGCATTCAATTTTTATGGATTCTTTTAAAATACActtctatttatttaaatatattacagattttttttcttttttctttctttttacaaCTGGTTTTTCCTTCATTCTTACCTGATTTGGAGATGATAAAACCTAATATCCATCTTCTGCTGACTAATATTTGTTCTTATccttattttgttcatttttaaaCCACATAGGCCAAATGGTATTAAAACAaaacgtgtttttttttttaacattggCTTAATTTCTTACCCTTTTCTTCAATATATTTATGGATATTTTATACCTACTTTCTTGTTTTACGCCCATTTCTGATATATTTATGCGTATTATTTAATTAGAAAGATAATGTTAATATCTGTGTGAAAACCTTAGTGTTGGTAGAATGAGGAAAAAGCATTAATTGCTTTAGAAAATAGGTTTTATCTTCTCATTATCAAACAGTCAACAACCCTTATCAATAACCATACCAAGAAGAAGACGTTATCTCACCATTCTCAATTCAAGTCTGAGTCTATGGAGGTTATATTGCCACATCTAAATTGGTATATAAGTTCAAATTCAagaacatataaattaaaataatttcatcaatATGGAATGTGAGCATACTGACTTAATGGtgttattttaacatatttgaaGTTGAAATATTGGTATTGTATGTAAAGATAAACAAGATTTAATAAACGAATACTCTTATTCTTTAATCGTCGATTGATAAAGTTGTTCTATAATGATTAAaaagtcaaaaataaaaaatatttatataatatttcagtGAAAACTCAACAAAGTAtatcatttaaagaaaaaaatttatgatgaaaacatcaaattttaaagaaaaaaatatcttacTGCAGTGATCGAATTTATCACTACTATATCATTGGATTTATGTTACgattattaattatgtgatgAATATGTTTACTTATACGTAAAATTCCTTCATGTAATGTATGAGGAATTTTGGTAGAAGATGTTTGTTTTTCATTGCCCTTTCCATCTTTTCAATGGTTATAATAATAACTTGGTTTTAACTTTTCCATATTCTAATTGTATCAATTGGATGTTTCAAAAGTAACATTTGAAGAGTTGACTTGATTGAAAGAACACCATAATGGCAAAAGCAACCACTTTTGAGCAAGAACTATTACCATCTTTGGGGATGATGTGATTGAAGCAAACTATGCAATGTATAAGAAAAATTCAATACAATGTACATGGGattgaaaatcataaaaactccAAGTGTTCATGTTCATACTCATTACATGTGGTTacttttttcttccttatttCTGGTTggattttttattgtattttatttctctgttgttaaaaatgttttctttctaATAATTGCTTGtacactttaatttattttggttcATACATGTACCTTCTTCTTTAGCATCTTTTTTCTCATCCACAATGTAAAAGTTATTCTACATATCCATATTAactattgaaatatttttattatatttttaaagtaatactaactatagaaaatttaaaaaaaaaattagggttaaatatgtttttgatcccttaacttttagtgaaaattggaattagtccatCTTCAAAACTTTGACCTAATTTAGttcccaaactttagaaatgtgtgaatttagtccttttaactaaattttgttaagtttatttgatgtttcaagtgcgtttcatgatagcatttgagttatttataccgtttgacacatttttgcttcaatgttaactgagaaatgcgtttgaaacatcaaataaagttaacaaaatttggttaaaaggactaaattcacacatttataaagtttggggactaaattagtccaaagttttgaagagggactaatttcaattttcactaaaagttaagggaacaaaaacatatttaacccaaaaaattattattaatagagttaaatatgtttgcAATACTTAAAtacgaaattaaaatttaaatacgaaattaaaatttgtttatgattaaattttaatatattttaattttcaaactttaaaaacaaataaatatgtttaacttaataacattaaatatattttaaatattaatgatattttaaattaatatttaagttgaAACATATTAAAAggtgtaaatatttaaatattataatctaAAAAGCTTTTTTAACACAAAAATTTTAACTCCATCAAATTAGGAGATTGtatctcttaatttttaaagtttgaaaactaaactatataaaaaagttaattttgtattaaaatttaaaaattaaaaacatattcaatctttatttttattcatattttttatccCAAAAATTATGATTAGTAAAAATATGTATAACAACAATTTGAATacactttttgttttatattttatatcacttctttatatttaatattttattatttatatcacTGTTACAATGCAATTTATAGGATGATTTAGTcctagtttatattttaaagttatagagttctttctttgttaaaaatgaACGTAAGATGCACTAATTTTTTTCCTAACCTCTACAATCAAAATTCTACATTCATgaaattatactattttatttcattaagaCGGAGAActtactaaaaaaattgataattacGGGACCCGACTATTTTTCATGTTATCCAATCATAGGCATGTATTATTCACTAAAGAcgaatttttttctcatatttttatttatttattattttattaaaaagatataataataataataataatatcttaatagaaaatttgattttaacaaTATGGCTTAATATCATTGTTGGTTCCAATTTTTGTCAACTTTATTCGAAATGATCCTCATCTTTTTATCATGTTCAATGCAGTTCCTTATatcgtaatttatgttcaatttagtccttttgaCAAACgatgtttaaatcattaacggCTAAATGTCTAACTAAGCAATTAGTCAATAACATGACATTTATTGCTTGACGTGGACACTTTAAGGCATATTGAggtgaatttatgtttttttaaacttattttttgttatttaatgacTCTCCCTTAATATTAGGGTTTTTATCGAATTGACGGTCACCGTGACATCCATAATCACCTCCATTTACGCCTCCCTTGCCACCACTCGCGCAACCAGAGAAAAACCAATTCATAGATAAAGAATATAACTCTTAACCTAGAGACAACCCCAAAATGTAGCCATCAACCTCAATTGCAAacattgaatgattaaaaacataaaatctccCAACCGAAAAACCCTAAATCCCTATTTCCAATTTCGCAAATGAGATCAATAAAACCccaaaaagaaaaccaaaattcCTATGTGCGAAGGAGAACCCTCTACAGATAGGGTTGATGCGTGAGCCTgaaggagagaagagaagaatggTTCCCCTACCTCCACGCAAACTTGAATcagaagaaagaaaagcagaagAAAATCCTCCCTAGGCGTGAACTTTGCACGAGAGAAAAATGGTGCCCGAGACCAATTCATCCGCGAGAAAGGAAGGGAAAGAAGCTTGAAGCTTCTGGGTTTTGCTTACGGTAAatggagaaaagaagagattAGGGAAGAATCTCTCTTGCGTGACCCTAAGGCTGGGTTCCTAGAATATAAAAGAACAAAGTCTTGACCCTTATTTGGGTTCTCTCATAAAatgcccccccccccccccccccccccccattgaacaattaaaatcataaatgcaAGTGTTATGCTTGAGGTTGAAGATAGAAGATGATTAAGTGGTCAGGATGAAGATGACGAGAGGCAGCCACGTCAGATTAAATAGGTTACAGTTAGACCCATGTCGAGCCCAATCGTGTTGGGTCTACACCAGACCAAGTAGAGTTGAGCTCATGTTAGATTGAGTTGAGTTAAGCCCACATTATGCTAATGTTAGGTTTAGTGAAGTTAGACTTATCTCAAGTTGAATTTGTTAGGTTTATCAATGAAGGGTGTTCACTAGGGAGATACAACACCAATGAGACTTGAgtccaaccatataagggattaacaccactctctacccaaaacttTAAGGCGATGGGTTAATGGTTTTCGCCCTTATATGGTGCTCGACTTTCTCACTTTTAATCAATGttggacttagactcacacttggattctcaacaatctccccctcaagggtgagtcccttccaaaTTCCTACCCTCCCTTTCTAGTGGAAGCATTCTAAACCATGAGTAGTTAATTCATCTTAACGAGACACGCTTACCTAGAATCCTTGTTAACAAAACTGCGTAGTTAATTCATATATTTACATTAGAGATTTAATTGTATTAAAGGTAACTTCCATTATAATAGAATAACTGTTGTATCTCTAATGCAAGTTTTTATACTAGGAACCCACCACAAGGGGACAATTATAATCCTATAGCCTAACCTTtttttaaacatatcaattcGGCCCAGTCCATAAGCCTTGATCATGGTCCACATGGGTCAACACTTAAATAGATCCACAAGGTAAAAgggaataaaagaaaagattcACGGGACCATAATAAGAACAAAAGCCCCGTAGGATAGGGTTAACTTGTGG harbors:
- the LOC108347344 gene encoding uncharacterized protein LOC108347344 isoform X1, with protein sequence MKLVWSPETALKAYIDTVKSCEKFKESGVPELLSAMAAGFNTKFIVESWCYGGPIAASVGLAVAARNTGARHVCIVPDEKSRVRYIEALAEMGVSPPPEVVAGEAEEAVSRLAGLDFLLVDCKRREFARVLRVAKVSPKGAVLACKNAWQRNSRGGFRWSVVLQRGVRVVRSVFLPVGKGLDIAYIGGSRSGAPPPPPPQKTASNGGPCRWIKHIDQQSGEEHLFRE
- the LOC108347344 gene encoding uncharacterized protein LOC108347344 isoform X2, which translates into the protein MAAGFNTKFIVESWCYGGPIAASVGLAVAARNTGARHVCIVPDEKSRVRYIEALAEMGVSPPPEVVAGEAEEAVSRLAGLDFLLVDCKRREFARVLRVAKVSPKGAVLACKNAWQRNSRGGFRWSVVLQRGVRVVRSVFLPVGKGLDIAYIGGSRSGAPPPPPPQKTASNGGPCRWIKHIDQQSGEEHLFRE